The Lycium ferocissimum isolate CSIRO_LF1 chromosome 1, AGI_CSIRO_Lferr_CH_V1, whole genome shotgun sequence genome includes a region encoding these proteins:
- the LOC132061566 gene encoding uncharacterized protein LOC132061566 yields METESSLRTRTNRFAPSTKNPTPKFRNDKKQNFRPSSSYSQDSMGQLNYTNPICSKCGKKHPGECRIGMDICYGCGQRGHFQRDCPSARQSTGGNVAQSINSAAPRHNQAQQGRGKARSANTGGSQNRLYALTGRQDTEARADVVTCTLTIFTFEVYSLSDPGSTLSYVIPFVTKKFDIEPEKLHEPFEVSTPSWGTAYS; encoded by the coding sequence ATGGAAACAGAAAGTTCTTTAAGAACGAGGACAAACAGATTCGCTCCGTCCACGAAGAACCCCACCCCCAAGTTCCGTAATGATAAAAAGCAGAATTTCAGGCCATCAAGTTCTTACTCTCAGGATAGTATGGGTCAGTTGAATTATACTAATCCGATATGCAGTAAGTGTGGTAAGAAACACCCAGGTGAGTGTCGTATAGGTATGGATATTTGCTATGGTTGTGGCCAGAGGGGCCATTTTCAGAGAGATTGTCCGTCAGCTAGGCAAAGTACTGGAGGTAACGTTGCGCAGTCCATAAATTCAGCAGCTCCTCGTCACAATCAGGCCCAGCAGGGGCGTGGAAAGGCAAGGTCCGCCAATACAGGCGGTAGTCAGAACCGCTTGTATGCATTGACGGGTCGTCAGGATACAGAGGCTAGAGCAGATGTTGTCACATGTACACTCacaattttcacttttgaagtATATTCCCTTAGtgacccaggatccaccttatcttatgtaatcCCTTTTGTTACTAAAAAGTTTGATATTGAACCAGAAAAattgcatgaaccctttgaggtgtccaccccAAGCTGGGGAACCGCCTatagctag